CGCTGACCCACGCGACAGGTGTAGCCGCGTTCCGGGCATTCCGCATTCTGCGCCTCCTGCGGGTCGTCACGGTCATTCCGCGCATGCGGCTTGTCGTCAAAGCGCTGTTTGATGCCATTCCCGGCATTGTTTCGGTCGCCCTGGTGGCGCTGCTGATTGTCTATGTGTTCGCGGTCATCGCTTCGACGCTTTACGGGCCGACCCATCCGGCACTGTTCGGCGACGTCTTCACCTCGATGTACACACTGTTTCAGGTCATCACGCTCGAGGGGTGGCGAGACATTGCCGATGAAGTGAGTGAGGATCATAAATACGCGTGGGCGTTCTTTGTCATCTTCGTGCTGGTCGGGACCTTCACGATGCTGAACCTCTTCATCGCCATTGTGGTGCGTGTCGTCGAGGACGAAGCGGATGAGACCGAAGATCTTGTCCGCGATGAGACCAATCTGATCCTCGACAAGATTGCGATCGTGGCGGACCGTCTCGATACGATCGAGCAGAAGGTGGACGGCCTCAGCGGCTCTGCTGCCAGCTCGCCGGACGCTTCTCGATAAAGGCGGACAGACCCTCGCGCGCCTCGTCGGTGCGGCGAATACGGGCACTGGCCTTTGCCGCCTCATCGAGAATGGCCTGACCGACAGGCGCCTCGCCAAATGCATTGATGAGCGACTTGGTCTCCCGCAGGGACTGGGGACCGGCGGCCAATAGCTGCTCGACGAACCCGCCCACCGTTTCATCAAGATGCGCCCCAAGGCAGATGGCGTGCACGAGGCCAATCCGGCGAGCATCCTCCGCCGAGAAACTTTCTCCGGTCAGGAAATAGCGGCGCGCCTGATGCACACCGATGGCTTCGGTGACGAAGGGCCCGATCACGGCGGGGACCATGCCCAGCCGGACGGCGGGAAACGCGAACTGCGCTTCATCATCCGCCACCAGAATATCGCAGGCGACAGCCAGCCCGATCCCTGCGCCAAGCGCCGCGCCGTTGATCTTGGCGATGGTCGGTTTCGGGCAGGAGCGGATCTGGAAGAGAAGGTTGGCCAGCCGCCGCGCATCATCGGCCGACTTGCCCGCCGCCAGTCGCTCCATCCAGCTGATGTCGGTCCCGGCCGAGAATGACGGGCCATTGCCGGTCAGGATGACAGCCCGCACATCAGTGCGCCGGGCGAGGCTGACGATGGTCTGGGTCAGCTCGGCAATCAGTGCTTCATCGAGGGCATTATGCACATCGGGTCGGTTCATCGTGACCGTCACGATGCCAGCGTCCTCTGATTGGTCGAGAATGGGCGATGCGTTCATGATGGCGCTCCCTCAAGTGCGGTTTCAGGACGGGCTATACCGTCTCTTACGCGCTCGTGCGGTCTGATGTGCAAGCCACCTCGTCAGTGGGCGAGAGGTCAGCCGTGTCAGGCAGATCCCGGCGACAATGGCCAGGGCCGCCATATTCACCACCATCTCATCGACCTGCAGCGGGCCGCCGGCAGCGATCGAGAGGAGGATAAGGGCGCTTGCGACACCGGGCGCGCCGCCAAGCCAGACGAGGAACGTGCGATCCTGGGACGGTACATCGATGCCCTGCAGCGCCACAAAACGGGCAGCAGCCCTTCCAGCTACGACAAAGACAATAGCCGCCACCCAAAGCAACAGTTCAGGGTGCAGAAGGGTTGGCCCGATGACGAACCCGAAGGTCACCAGACCAATGGGTGTCAGAAGATGCTCGCCCGCCCGCCACAGGCGCGTACGCACCTCGCCTTTGATCGGGGCTTCGTGGCTGTACATGATGCCCGACGCCAGCGTGGCCATCACGGCATCGAGGCCGAGAAGGCGGGTGATGACATAGACGCCAGCGGCCACGAGGAACGGCATGACCGGCAGGGCCGCGGAGGAGGGCGGCAGCTTCCGTCCGGCCAGCAGGCCGATGGCACCGCCCACTGCGAAACCGGCGAGGGCGAGAAACAGGGGCTGTTCGTGGGGCGGTGTGCCGATGGCCGTGTCCGACGCCCCGGCTTCAATCAGCAGGACGAGGGGCAGGTAGAGAACCAGCGTGGTGGCGCCTTCGACCCGCGATGTAATCTTGGTGGCTTCATCAACAGGCGCTGTC
This genomic stretch from Parvularcula sp. LCG005 harbors:
- a CDS encoding enoyl-CoA hydratase-related protein; this translates as MNASPILDQSEDAGIVTVTMNRPDVHNALDEALIAELTQTIVSLARRTDVRAVILTGNGPSFSAGTDISWMERLAAGKSADDARRLANLLFQIRSCPKPTIAKINGAALGAGIGLAVACDILVADDEAQFAFPAVRLGMVPAVIGPFVTEAIGVHQARRYFLTGESFSAEDARRIGLVHAICLGAHLDETVGGFVEQLLAAGPQSLRETKSLINAFGEAPVGQAILDEAAKASARIRRTDEAREGLSAFIEKRPASWQQSR
- a CDS encoding ion transporter translates to MRQPVWRHKLITFVEGAVFQNTVMLLICLNAIVLGVETLPVGRNHAELLNMVDQTFISFFILELVLRITAYGPAFFRSGWNIADFLIIVTSALTHATGVAAFRAFRILRLLRVVTVIPRMRLVVKALFDAIPGIVSVALVALLIVYVFAVIASTLYGPTHPALFGDVFTSMYTLFQVITLEGWRDIADEVSEDHKYAWAFFVIFVLVGTFTMLNLFIAIVVRVVEDEADETEDLVRDETNLILDKIAIVADRLDTIEQKVDGLSGSAASSPDASR
- a CDS encoding cation:proton antiporter, producing the protein MTPLYTTIFLIFLAALFLGAMRRGALSRLSDRPLVTLLAAIALGVVYQRMGLPEIDGGLIRLVADFAIALLAFLAAQQCRIGRLRIVSPAAFRLSLFAPPLIMLMFIATGFVLVPGLDVFSMFVASTAILLGGAPLLAGPLLTAPVDEATKITSRVEGATTLVLYLPLVLLIEAGASDTAIGTPPHEQPLFLALAGFAVGGAIGLLAGRKLPPSSAALPVMPFLVAAGVYVITRLLGLDAVMATLASGIMYSHEAPIKGEVRTRLWRAGEHLLTPIGLVTFGFVIGPTLLHPELLLWVAAIVFVVAGRAAARFVALQGIDVPSQDRTFLVWLGGAPGVASALILLSIAAGGPLQVDEMVVNMAALAIVAGICLTRLTSRPLTRWLAHQTARARKRRYSPS